In Ochrobactrum vermis, the following proteins share a genomic window:
- the phnE gene encoding phosphonate ABC transporter, permease protein PhnE: MTISSLDGSGSKDLLAEYRREVGKRRLYGLGFLLALVVIAIVASVVADVRPGTLVENLFRFTSYLGRILPDLTIANFWGDLAAWYWNLGGWLKMLFETLLIAYLATLIGGIIAFAASFAASSNMAPNSTVRFIVRRGLELLRTVPEIVFALLFVIAFGLGPMAGVLALMLHTTGSLGKLFSEVVENIDMRPVEGIRASGGSGLQVIRFAVLPQVAANFASYGLLRFEINVRGASVMGFVGAGGIGQELLTSIRQFYYSDVSAILLLIIVTIVAIDLITQRIRHALLGRIG; the protein is encoded by the coding sequence ATGACGATATCGTCTCTCGACGGCAGCGGTTCCAAAGACCTGCTCGCCGAGTATCGCAGGGAAGTCGGGAAACGACGCCTTTATGGGCTCGGCTTCCTCCTTGCTCTGGTTGTTATCGCCATAGTTGCCTCTGTTGTTGCCGATGTTCGGCCGGGCACACTGGTCGAAAATCTCTTTCGCTTTACAAGCTATCTTGGCCGCATCCTGCCGGATCTGACCATTGCCAATTTCTGGGGCGATCTCGCTGCCTGGTACTGGAATCTTGGCGGCTGGCTCAAGATGCTGTTCGAGACGCTACTGATTGCCTATCTGGCAACCTTGATCGGCGGTATCATTGCTTTTGCCGCGTCATTTGCAGCTTCATCGAATATGGCTCCCAATTCGACGGTGCGCTTCATCGTTCGTCGCGGGCTGGAACTGCTGCGTACCGTTCCTGAAATCGTCTTCGCTTTGTTGTTCGTCATTGCCTTCGGTCTTGGGCCGATGGCCGGTGTGCTGGCACTGATGCTTCACACGACAGGCTCGCTTGGCAAGCTGTTCTCCGAAGTGGTCGAAAACATCGACATGCGGCCCGTTGAAGGTATTCGCGCTTCCGGCGGCTCCGGCCTTCAGGTCATCCGCTTTGCCGTACTGCCACAAGTCGCCGCCAATTTTGCTTCCTATGGCCTGCTGCGCTTCGAAATCAACGTGCGCGGCGCTTCGGTCATGGGCTTCGTCGGGGCAGGTGGTATCGGGCAGGAACTGCTGACCTCGATCCGCCAGTTCTACTACAGCGATGTCAGCGCCATCCTGCTTCTGATTATCGTGACCATTGTTGCCATTGACCTCATTACGCAGCGTATTCGCCATGCGCTTCTGGGCCGTATTGGTTGA